In Dryobates pubescens isolate bDryPub1 chromosome 15, bDryPub1.pri, whole genome shotgun sequence, the following proteins share a genomic window:
- the IKBIP gene encoding inhibitor of nuclear factor kappa-B kinase-interacting protein isoform X2 has protein sequence MEKKYNFLRQEAEKFLDVETRVNLISKKCENTWNFMEQLEDLQIISDIKHLQEDIDMAKTSSGSIMNRQEELQKNFTTLFGAISSAEENAASVARNITLTILTVKTDIRRISGLVSDMAVLAESLQTLEEKVEKGEKTTVKTIGELLSSSIDRSTQLQNLASSNARKIEQMKTALAEVRSEFNKHSDRLLNLEGDRAKVLKTVTFANDLKPKVYKLTKDFATLEPLINDLTLRIGKLVDNVLQQEKEIALLNEKLSDLTRVQSKAKDMEDGISEVSDMN, from the coding sequence TGTGAAAATACTTGGAACTTCATGGAACAGCTGGAAGACCTTCAAATAATTTCTGACATCAAACATCTGCAGGAAGATATTGACATGGCAAAAACATCATCTGGCAGCATCATGAACAGGcaagaagagctgcagaagaaTTTCACAACCCTTTTTGGTGCCATTTCAAGTGCTGAAGAAAATGCAGCTTCTGTAGCTAGGAACATAACTTTGACAATTCTGACAGTCAAAACCGACATCAGGCGCATCTCAGGCCTGGTCTCAGACATGGCTGTGTTGGCAGAATCCTTGCAAACACTAGAGGAGAAAGTAGAAAAAGGTGAAAAGACGACAGTAAAGACTATAggtgagctgctttccagtagcaTCGACCGAAGTACCCAACTACAGAACTTGGCCTCCAGCAACGCAAGAAAAATTGAGCAAATGAAGACAGCACTAGCTGAGGTCAGGAGTGAGTTTAACAAGCACTCAGATAGGCTTTTGAATCtggaaggtgacagagcaaaAGTTCTGAAGACAGTTACCTTTGCAAACGATTTAAAACCCAAGGTGTACAAACTTACGAAGGATTTTGCTACCTTGGAGCCACTGATAAATGACCTGACGCTGAGAATAGGAAAGTTAGTGGACAATGTattgcagcaggagaaggaaattGCTTTGCTCAATGAGAAACTGAGTGATCTAACAAGAGTTCAGAGCAAGGCCAAAGACATGGAAGATGGAATAAGCGAAGTTTCAGACATGAACTGA